In Castanea sativa cultivar Marrone di Chiusa Pesio chromosome 6, ASM4071231v1, a single window of DNA contains:
- the LOC142638923 gene encoding heat shock cognate 70 kDa protein-like: MSDHGKGPAIGIDLGTTYSCVAVWQHDHIVIIVNDQGMRTTPSYVAFTHIERLVGDAAKNQAARNPANSIFDAKRLIGRRFSDPLVQSDINLWPFKIIEGPGDKPMIIVDYKGEEKHFSAEEISSMVLRMMREIAEAYLGTTVKNAVVTVPAYFNDSQRKATRDAGRIAGLNVLRIINEPTAAAIAYGLDRMVSSIGKRNVLIFDLGGGTTDVSLITIEKGVFEVKAVAGDTHLGGEDFDNRMVKHFVNIFERQHKVDISVNSKALRRLRTACEKAKIILSSAMETTIEVDYLHNGIDFSSTITRAKFAELNMDLFTKCIHIVEKCLNDAKMDKSCVHDVVITGGSSRIPKVQQLLREFFNGKELCKSINPDEAVAYGAAVQAAILTGKGNEKLQDIMLLDVTPLSLGIEVHGSDMSVVIPRNTTIPTKKKVIYRNDRDNQTSMLFSVYEGERARTCDNNLLGQFRLSGIPPAPRGVTMAKACFDIDTNGILNVSAKEMTTGVMNKITITNDKARLSSEEIDRMVQDAEIYKAEDDEHRKKVDAKVALENYAYDMRNTINDKKIGAKLGLVRKKKINDAIEQVIQ; the protein is encoded by the exons ATGTCCGACCATGGAAAGGGTCCGGCGATAGGGATCGATCTGGGAACGACGTACTCGTGCGTGGCAGTGTGGCAACATGATCATATAGTGATAATAGTAAATGATCAGGGAATGAGGACGACGCCATCTTATGTTGCTTTCACTCACATCGAGCGCTTGGTTGGTGATGCGGCGAAGAATCAGGCCGCCAGGAACCCTGCCAACTCCATCTTTG ATGCCAAGCGATTGATTGGTAGGAGATTCAGCGATCCCCTGGTTCAAAGTGATATCAATCTTTGGCCATTCAAGATTATTGAAGGTCCTGGTGATAAGCCTATGATAATTGTCGATTATAAGGGCGAAGAGAAGCACTTTTCTGCTGAGGAAATCTCATCTATGGTCCTTAGAATGATGCGTGAGATTGCCGAAGCCTACCTGGGCACAACTGTGAAGAATGCAGTTGTTACTGTCCCTGCCTACTTCAATGACTCACAACGTAAGGCAACAAGGGATGCTGGACGCATTGCAGGCTTGAATGTCCTGCGTATAATTAATGAACCAACTGCTGCTGCCATTGCTTACGGTCTTGATAGGATGGTAAGTAGCATTGGCAAAAGAAAtgtattgatttttgatttgggtGGTGGCACTACAGATGTCTCACTAATTACCATTGAGAAGGGTGTCTTTGAAGTAAAGGCTGTTGCTGGAGACACTCACCTTGGAGGTGAGGACTTTGATAACAGAATGGTAAAGCACTTCGTTAATATATTTGAGAGGCAGCACAAGGTGGATATTAGTGTAAACTCCAAAGCTCTCAGGAGGTTAAGAACCGCTTGTGAGAAAGCAAAAATAATTCTTTCTTCTGCAATGGAGACTACTATTGAAGTTGATTATTTACATAATGGTATTGATTTCTCTTCAACTATTACCCGTGCAAAGTTTGCCGAACTTAATATGGATTTGTTCACTAAGTGTATCCATATCGTGGAGAAGTGTTTGAATGATGCTAAGATGGACAAGAGCTGTGTCCATGACGTTGTTATTACAGGTGGTTCTTCCAGAATTCCCAAGGTGCAGCAGTTGTTGCGGGAATTCTTCAATGGGAAGGAGCTTTGTAAGAGCATTAATCCAGATGAGGCTGTGGCTTATGGAGCTGCTGTTCAAGCTGCAATCTTGACCGGAAAGGGTAATGAGAAACTTCAAGACATCATGCTCTTAGATGTCACTCCTCTGTCCCTCGGTATAGAGGTTCATGGATCAGATATGTCTGTTGTGATTCCAAGGAATACCACCATTCCCACCAAGAAGAAGGTGATATACCGCAACGATAGGGACAACCAAACTTCTATGTTGTTCTCTGTTTACGAGGGTGAGAGAGCTAGAACTTGTGACAACAACTTATTGGGACAATTTCGGCTCTCTGGCATTCCTCCAGCACCTAGGGGTGTTACTATGGCAAAAGCTTGTTTTGATATTGACACTAATGGTATCTTGAATGTTTCTGCTAAGGAGATGACCACTGGTGTGATGAATAAGATCACTATCACTAATGATAAGGCAAGACTGTCCAGTGAAGAGATTGACAGAATGGTCCAGGATGCAGAGATATACAAGGCTGAAGATGATGAACACAGGAAGAAGGTTGATGCTAAGGTAGCTTTGGAGAACTATGCCTACGATATGAGAAACACTATCAATGATAAGAAGATTGGTGCCAAGCTTGGCCTTGTACGTAAGAAAAAGATTAATGATGCGATTGAACAGGTGATTCAGTGA